A single region of the Novipirellula aureliae genome encodes:
- a CDS encoding putative signal transducing protein, translated as MQHSTIAVRECADMFLAQTLCNRLATEGIPSIVTGTDPVTALGFGGAGTNRLVRVEVAEKDYLRAAEILQADEWLRDTATAWVCSRCDEQNEPTFEVCWSCNKKRDGADLPGRTVSDFDRNEREKGWESETITVPNDRVVLPRSSNPYSPPVVIKTPSESSAASGRLIGTNAEQVETTKADVRRVFYSSIIGLLFFPPLLNGYSLYLTFGLSPIAYRIRSCRRQLLLATLINGINLSFWTFYWLTGW; from the coding sequence TTGCAGCATTCGACTATCGCCGTCCGTGAGTGTGCCGACATGTTTTTGGCACAAACCCTTTGCAATCGCTTAGCGACCGAGGGGATTCCGTCGATCGTTACCGGAACCGATCCTGTCACAGCACTCGGGTTTGGCGGTGCGGGAACCAATCGATTGGTTCGCGTCGAGGTCGCCGAAAAGGACTACTTGCGAGCCGCTGAAATTCTGCAAGCGGACGAGTGGCTTCGCGACACGGCCACCGCATGGGTGTGTTCACGTTGCGACGAGCAAAACGAGCCGACCTTTGAAGTTTGTTGGAGCTGCAACAAAAAGCGAGATGGTGCGGATTTGCCAGGCCGCACCGTTTCGGATTTCGATAGGAATGAGCGGGAAAAGGGTTGGGAGTCGGAGACGATCACCGTTCCGAACGATCGAGTCGTCCTGCCGAGATCGAGTAATCCTTACTCGCCGCCGGTTGTGATTAAAACGCCAAGCGAGTCGTCAGCAGCATCAGGTCGGTTGATCGGCACGAATGCGGAGCAAGTGGAAACAACCAAGGCGGACGTGCGGCGAGTTTTTTACTCGTCGATCATTGGCCTGCTATTTTTTCCCCCGCTTCTCAATGGTTATTCGCTCTATCTGACGTTCGGTTTATCCCCGATTGCCTATCGAATCCGCAGTTGTCGACGTCAACTGCTCCTTGCGACCCTAATCAATGGAATCAATCTCTCCTTTTGGACATTTTATTGGCTGACCGGTTGGTGA